In candidate division WOR-3 bacterium, a genomic segment contains:
- a CDS encoding ComEC/Rec2 family competence protein, with translation MVIAFVMSVWKYHFLCVAVFALAALNLEYNRSVDIALTERDMEYSGVVLAEESYEHYTRLFIRVDRVLFSSDTVFCAFPVEYYAHEHGQFLGKRVTVKGKVRGAKRIYRPAVLTGEIIESIGREHIFGVVFSPIRKYIDRLLSGFFDLERYSIASGLTLGGSGRLSRELKDVFSRAGTLHILAVSGLHVGFVGAFFGAVLLFIPLDYRAKFIIVICALFMYAGVTGFRPSVCRATLMAFLFGLALVSQRNVDSMHIVNITATVFLLVNPVLLFDVGAQLSFAAVYGILYLYPILEDNFIKKTHTRFLKGVLRMMAVSFSAQLFVGPLLIYYFNRLPVYAVVANLLIVPLASAIIFMLFLCFTIGWISFTFARIIALPAGILIDVLTILSNFFAGLRFSALKLNITPLVIFPLYLLAWKRIRKLMLWSVMVLVLLLSVAWSVDCLIVCASPRGIFIAMPDDTRIYITDRVSAAQRAFLQKHGVDAVDYLVAGSRSHPVKRDFVEWPEDLHFLGFECGDLEIAIYERLQIKYRGCKMEYSRSFFDEQPDDGKIRYILSNGKVCHVVEGSLYNTIFEQMIVDLRTAVARIRLLFCI, from the coding sequence ATGGTGATCGCTTTTGTCATGTCTGTCTGGAAATACCATTTTCTTTGCGTGGCGGTGTTTGCCCTGGCGGCCTTGAACCTGGAGTACAACCGCTCCGTGGATATAGCACTGACAGAAAGGGATATGGAATATTCTGGTGTCGTGCTCGCTGAGGAAAGTTATGAACATTATACAAGGCTCTTCATCCGCGTGGACAGGGTACTCTTTTCTTCTGATACCGTATTTTGCGCTTTTCCAGTGGAATACTACGCTCATGAACATGGTCAGTTCCTCGGCAAGCGAGTCACGGTCAAAGGTAAGGTCAGGGGAGCAAAACGCATTTACAGACCTGCTGTTTTAACCGGTGAGATCATTGAGTCAATTGGCCGTGAACATATTTTTGGAGTCGTTTTCAGCCCAATCAGGAAATATATCGACCGGCTGCTCAGTGGTTTCTTTGATCTTGAACGGTACAGCATAGCCAGTGGTTTGACATTGGGTGGTAGCGGGCGATTGAGCAGGGAATTGAAGGATGTTTTCAGCAGGGCGGGAACATTGCATATCCTTGCGGTGTCCGGTTTACATGTCGGTTTTGTGGGAGCTTTTTTTGGTGCCGTGTTGCTTTTCATACCATTAGATTACCGGGCGAAATTCATCATCGTGATATGCGCACTGTTCATGTATGCAGGTGTGACAGGATTTCGTCCCAGCGTGTGCCGAGCGACGCTCATGGCATTCCTGTTTGGCCTGGCTTTGGTGTCGCAGAGAAATGTCGACAGCATGCATATCGTCAACATAACGGCAACTGTATTCCTGCTGGTCAACCCAGTGCTGCTATTCGATGTAGGCGCTCAGCTCTCATTTGCTGCGGTCTATGGCATATTGTATTTGTATCCAATACTTGAGGATAATTTTATCAAGAAAACACACACGCGATTTCTAAAGGGTGTGCTCAGGATGATGGCAGTGTCGTTCTCCGCACAGCTTTTTGTCGGGCCTTTGCTCATCTACTATTTCAACAGGTTACCAGTCTACGCTGTCGTCGCGAATCTGCTTATCGTCCCGCTCGCATCAGCAATAATCTTCATGCTATTTCTTTGCTTCACGATCGGCTGGATATCCTTTACCTTTGCGAGGATAATCGCATTACCAGCAGGCATTCTCATTGATGTTCTGACTATACTTTCAAATTTCTTTGCAGGCCTTCGTTTCTCTGCACTGAAACTCAACATTACGCCGCTGGTGATCTTTCCACTCTACCTGCTGGCGTGGAAGAGGATCAGAAAACTTATGCTGTGGTCTGTAATGGTTCTTGTCCTTCTCCTTTCAGTTGCGTGGTCAGTTGATTGTCTGATCGTTTGTGCATCGCCGCGTGGGATTTTTATCGCGATGCCCGATGACACAAGAATCTACATTACCGACAGGGTGTCTGCTGCACAGCGTGCATTTCTGCAGAAGCATGGTGTCGATGCCGTGGATTATCTCGTTGCCGGGTCAAGGAGTCATCCAGTGAAAAGAGATTTCGTCGAGTGGCCAGAAGATCTGCATTTTCTCGGATTCGAATGCGGTGATCTGGAGATCGCCATCTACGAGCGATTGCAGATAAAATACCGTGGGTGTAAGATGGAATATTCACGGTCTTTCTTTGATGAACAACCCGATGATGGAAAAATCAGGTATATTTTGTCCAATGGGAAGGTCTGCCATGTTGTTGAGGGTTCATTGTATAATACGATCTTCGAGCAAATGATCGTTGATTTGCGTACAGCTGTCGCCCGGATCAGATTACTTTTTTGTATTTAG
- a CDS encoding thiamine pyrophosphate-dependent enzyme — MSAVDISDTKKQTTEYHPMEQLLRMDRIPHIWCPACGIGTAVTAFINALEKSQLDLDKISIVSGIGCTGRVAGYVKLDSFHTTHGRAIPFATGLKIANPELKVVVFSGDGDLVAIGGNHLIHAARRNMDLIVICVNNFIYGMTGGQVAATTPETARCSTSPYGNFEPPFNLPFLMDSCGASYVARWTALHIRRLTNSIVDAFNKPGFSFIEVIAPCSTLYARWNRLGSGLDIMKYYHEQSITKHNADTKELNIDFQKPIVVGKFIDRKRPTFIDAMNQRFGSVFGSRYVPYGITAKPESKEAGNV, encoded by the coding sequence ATGAGCGCAGTTGACATATCTGATACCAAAAAACAGACCACAGAATACCACCCGATGGAACAGCTGCTCCGCATGGACCGGATCCCGCATATCTGGTGTCCGGCATGCGGCATCGGTACGGCAGTGACTGCATTCATCAACGCACTCGAGAAGTCGCAACTCGACCTCGACAAGATCTCGATCGTATCGGGAATCGGCTGCACCGGTCGCGTGGCCGGTTACGTGAAACTCGACTCGTTCCATACGACTCATGGCCGTGCAATACCATTTGCCACCGGGTTGAAAATTGCGAATCCGGAACTGAAGGTCGTTGTTTTTTCCGGTGACGGTGATCTTGTTGCCATCGGTGGTAATCACCTGATTCATGCGGCTCGGCGCAATATGGACTTAATCGTGATCTGCGTGAACAATTTTATCTACGGCATGACCGGCGGCCAGGTTGCGGCCACGACGCCTGAAACCGCCCGCTGTTCAACAAGCCCTTACGGTAATTTCGAGCCCCCGTTCAACCTTCCTTTCCTGATGGATTCCTGTGGTGCTTCATATGTAGCACGCTGGACCGCTCTGCACATCAGGCGACTAACGAATTCCATTGTCGATGCTTTTAACAAACCGGGATTCTCCTTCATTGAAGTTATCGCTCCTTGTTCTACCCTGTATGCACGCTGGAACCGGCTGGGTTCCGGGCTCGACATAATGAAATATTACCACGAACAGAGCATAACCAAACATAATGCGGATACAAAAGAACTTAACATCGACTTCCAAAAACCGATCGTCGTCGGTAAATTCATCGATCGCAAGCGCCCCACATTCATCGACGCAATGAACCAGCGTTTCGGTTCCGTGTTCGGCAGCCGTTATGTACCGTACGGCATAACTGCCAAACCAGAGTCCAAGGAGGCGGGTAATGTATGA
- a CDS encoding aromatic amino acid ammonia-lyase, protein MAIVLDGEHLTIEKLVDIARNNEKVQIAPGSLDKVKECRVLIEEKIKAKEIMYGINTGIGELSEVVLSDEQVKQFQRYLIYNHAAGIGDPAPIEHVRGAMASRINVMSKGKSGCRPEIPLTYAEMLNKGVTPVVCQKGSVGACGDLAPMSQIALLLMGEGEAFYRGERLPGKVAMEKAGIEIPGLQARDGLSCINGSNLLTAISALQIFDINRWLKQAEIACAMTLEALLANLKPYDSRLHEARGFAGAVRSARAIMKCIEGSDLLTGKHKMKVQDAYSMRSSPQVIGAAHDAVAHAKKQVEIELNGVGDNPVFFPEYKLTITGANFQGTPVSLPMEMVGTAVTMVCVLSERRLNRMTNPNLSVGLPAFLTKGAGMFSGLMLSQYTADTLIVEQRILSAPAATMSIPAAADQEDFVSMGMNTALKNAQIIDNAYGILGIEFMAAAQALDFRDFIPGKGVVTAKKTIRKHVEHLEEDRPLYDDHNKMKGLVKSCEILEAVEKAVGSLG, encoded by the coding sequence ATGGCAATCGTGTTGGATGGTGAGCATTTAACGATCGAAAAACTTGTTGATATTGCCCGGAACAATGAAAAGGTCCAAATCGCACCCGGGTCACTCGATAAGGTCAAAGAATGCCGCGTCCTGATCGAAGAAAAGATCAAAGCAAAGGAGATCATGTACGGCATCAATACTGGCATAGGTGAACTGTCCGAGGTTGTGCTCAGCGATGAACAGGTCAAACAATTCCAGAGGTATTTGATATACAATCACGCTGCAGGCATCGGTGACCCGGCTCCAATCGAGCACGTCAGAGGCGCCATGGCCAGTCGAATAAACGTCATGAGCAAAGGTAAATCCGGATGCCGGCCTGAAATACCCCTTACGTATGCAGAAATGCTGAACAAAGGGGTAACGCCGGTGGTGTGCCAGAAAGGTTCGGTCGGCGCATGCGGTGATCTCGCCCCAATGTCACAGATCGCATTGCTTCTGATGGGAGAAGGCGAGGCGTTTTACAGGGGTGAACGTCTGCCCGGAAAGGTCGCAATGGAGAAAGCGGGCATAGAAATCCCTGGATTGCAGGCGCGCGATGGTTTGTCTTGCATAAATGGTTCCAACCTTCTCACCGCGATCAGCGCGCTGCAGATCTTCGATATCAATCGATGGTTAAAGCAAGCGGAGATCGCCTGTGCCATGACGCTCGAGGCACTGCTTGCGAATCTGAAACCTTATGATAGCAGGTTGCACGAAGCGCGCGGCTTTGCCGGTGCTGTCAGATCAGCCCGGGCAATCATGAAATGCATAGAAGGCAGTGACCTCCTTACCGGCAAGCACAAGATGAAGGTCCAGGATGCCTATTCGATGCGATCCTCACCTCAAGTCATCGGTGCGGCACACGATGCGGTCGCTCACGCGAAGAAACAGGTCGAGATCGAACTCAACGGGGTCGGTGATAATCCGGTATTTTTTCCTGAATATAAACTGACGATCACCGGCGCCAATTTTCAGGGCACCCCGGTATCACTTCCAATGGAGATGGTAGGTACGGCGGTGACCATGGTGTGTGTGCTCTCGGAGAGACGATTGAATCGGATGACCAACCCGAACCTGAGCGTCGGCTTGCCCGCGTTCCTGACCAAAGGAGCCGGCATGTTCTCGGGATTGATGCTGAGTCAATACACCGCGGATACGCTCATTGTCGAACAACGCATACTTTCGGCCCCGGCAGCAACGATGTCGATACCCGCAGCAGCAGATCAGGAGGATTTCGTTTCGATGGGCATGAACACGGCGCTCAAGAATGCTCAGATCATTGACAATGCGTACGGGATACTGGGTATTGAATTCATGGCAGCAGCGCAGGCGCTCGATTTCCGTGATTTCATACCCGGTAAAGGTGTCGTAACTGCAAAGAAAACGATACGCAAGCACGTCGAGCACCTTGAAGAAGACCGTCCTTTGTATGACGATCACAACAAGATGAAAGGACTCGTCAAATCGTGCGAAATACTCGAAGCGGTTGAAAAAGCAGTGGGCAGTCTTGGATGA
- a CDS encoding flippase, whose amino-acid sequence MKKISRNFLAVFFSDGITRIIGFAATVYIARLLAVEGFGLINFGLAFISYALLFANPGLTVIGAREVAKDASDRRYIEEILGLRLFLAAVIFIIFFAGTFLISDESMTKQVILLYSVTLFPFAVLLEFVFQGREEMAYIGVSRILQYAVYLIGLLIFVKSTRDILFVPFSFVLGYAASALFLFVIYVRKYRSFRFRFSFSQWRVILTASIPVGLAIIFNQVTISLPPIVLGLFKTNYDVGIFSAAYKVVFTLLIIERVFYYVFFPVLSRQYAENPEKLKSNFSFLTRFLFALTIPLSLGGLMLAPGIIHIIFGQAFHDASNVLRVLLLYFMIVPINTIYGYGLIAIDREKQFFRIITITAVISAVLIFLLGLKFGFYGAALALLISESLSIFLMHRALKRVVPFESIRYALKPLGASIVMVVVLYLVQPWHLFTAIIAGICAYLAVFYLIRGFSVQDLKNIRHMFRIG is encoded by the coding sequence ATGAAGAAGATATCAAGGAATTTTCTGGCGGTGTTCTTCAGTGATGGCATAACGCGCATCATCGGGTTTGCGGCGACTGTTTACATAGCGCGGCTGCTCGCAGTTGAAGGATTTGGTCTGATAAATTTCGGACTGGCGTTTATCAGTTACGCACTTCTATTTGCCAACCCAGGGTTGACAGTGATCGGCGCTCGCGAGGTCGCAAAGGATGCAAGTGACCGCCGTTACATCGAGGAGATTCTGGGTTTGCGTCTGTTCCTGGCTGCTGTCATTTTCATAATTTTCTTCGCAGGTACGTTTCTCATTTCTGATGAAAGCATGACCAAGCAGGTCATTCTTCTCTATTCAGTGACATTGTTCCCTTTTGCCGTGCTGTTGGAGTTCGTATTTCAAGGTAGGGAAGAGATGGCATATATTGGCGTCAGCCGTATTCTCCAGTATGCCGTATATCTGATAGGGCTCCTTATCTTTGTGAAAAGCACTCGTGATATTCTGTTCGTCCCGTTCTCATTCGTCCTCGGTTATGCAGCATCTGCATTATTTTTGTTTGTCATTTATGTCAGAAAATACCGGTCATTCAGGTTCCGTTTTTCTTTTTCGCAATGGCGCGTGATCCTGACGGCGTCAATCCCGGTTGGCCTGGCGATTATCTTTAATCAGGTAACGATAAGCCTGCCGCCGATCGTCCTCGGTCTGTTCAAGACGAATTATGATGTCGGTATTTTCAGTGCGGCATACAAAGTAGTCTTTACATTGTTGATAATTGAAAGAGTATTCTACTATGTTTTCTTCCCGGTACTTTCGAGACAGTACGCCGAGAACCCGGAAAAACTGAAGAGTAATTTCTCTTTTCTAACCAGGTTCCTCTTCGCGCTCACCATTCCACTCTCGCTGGGAGGATTAATGCTTGCGCCAGGTATTATCCATATCATCTTTGGTCAGGCATTTCATGATGCCTCGAATGTTCTGCGCGTTCTGCTCTTGTATTTCATGATCGTGCCAATTAATACGATCTACGGTTACGGGTTGATAGCAATAGATAGAGAGAAACAATTTTTCAGGATTATCACAATAACGGCCGTCATCAGCGCGGTACTAATATTTCTGCTGGGATTGAAATTCGGATTCTATGGCGCGGCACTTGCGTTGTTGATCAGCGAGTCTCTTAGCATCTTTCTAATGCACCGGGCGTTGAAGAGGGTCGTCCCGTTTGAAAGTATAAGGTACGCTCTGAAACCTCTGGGTGCATCAATAGTGATGGTCGTTGTTTTGTATCTGGTCCAACCGTGGCATTTATTTACAGCGATCATAGCCGGTATCTGTGCTTACCTTGCAGTTTTCTATCTGATCCGGGGATTCTCGGTGCAGGATTTGAAAAACATCAGGCACATGTTCCGCATCGGGTGA
- a CDS encoding aldehyde dehydrogenase family protein, whose product MDSKSGRTFENRNPANWDEVVGVFPKSNVEDLNLAIAAAKKAYKKWRAVPWPKRSEIMRRAADIMVEKKEHVSQIMTREMGKVIKETRGDMQEGIDTALYAGIEGRKYFGYTLPSELPDKSCMTRRDPMGVWGLITPWNFPIAIPSWKIFPCLLSGNTAVIKPATYTPASVGELAQILQEAGLPDGVLNVIYGGGGEIGEGLLNHPDIAGISFTGSSDIGSRIGEVCGKTLKRCSLELGGKNGQVVLKDANLELALDGVLWGAFGTTGQRCTATSRLIVEEPVYDKFVEMLKAHTEKLKLGNGLNEDVDVGPTVSESQRESVHAYVEIGKKEGAKMITGGTSYTEGECAKGWFYKPTIFIDVLPNMRIAQEEIFGPVLSVIKARNFEDAIDILNGTIYGLSSSIYTSDLNLAHKAIELAETGIVYINAPTIGAECHLPFGGMKNTGNGHREGGWTAYEIFTEIKTVYIDYSNRLQKAQIDTWD is encoded by the coding sequence ATGGATTCCAAATCAGGCCGCACATTTGAAAACCGCAATCCTGCGAACTGGGATGAAGTAGTTGGAGTATTTCCAAAATCAAATGTCGAGGACCTGAATCTGGCTATTGCCGCAGCAAAGAAGGCGTATAAGAAATGGCGCGCAGTACCATGGCCAAAACGGTCAGAGATCATGCGTCGGGCTGCCGATATCATGGTCGAAAAAAAAGAACACGTTTCACAGATCATGACGCGCGAGATGGGGAAGGTAATAAAGGAGACCAGGGGTGATATGCAGGAAGGCATCGACACGGCATTGTATGCCGGGATTGAAGGCAGGAAATACTTTGGTTATACATTACCATCGGAGTTACCTGACAAATCCTGCATGACCAGACGCGACCCAATGGGTGTTTGGGGTCTGATCACGCCCTGGAATTTTCCAATTGCCATACCGTCCTGGAAGATATTTCCCTGTTTATTGAGCGGCAACACGGCTGTCATAAAACCCGCCACCTATACTCCTGCCAGCGTCGGTGAGCTGGCGCAGATCCTGCAGGAAGCAGGGTTGCCAGATGGTGTTCTTAATGTAATATACGGCGGCGGCGGCGAGATCGGGGAGGGTTTATTGAACCACCCGGACATTGCGGGCATTTCATTCACAGGGTCATCAGATATCGGAAGCAGGATCGGTGAGGTTTGCGGCAAGACACTGAAGCGCTGTTCCCTTGAACTGGGCGGCAAGAACGGCCAGGTTGTGCTCAAGGACGCGAATCTCGAGCTCGCCCTTGATGGTGTACTCTGGGGGGCATTTGGCACCACCGGTCAGCGCTGTACCGCAACTTCAAGGCTGATAGTTGAAGAACCCGTGTACGACAAATTCGTTGAGATGCTGAAAGCCCACACCGAGAAGCTCAAGCTCGGGAACGGTTTGAACGAAGACGTCGATGTTGGACCGACCGTTAGCGAATCGCAAAGAGAATCGGTTCACGCGTACGTGGAGATCGGTAAGAAAGAGGGCGCCAAAATGATCACGGGCGGCACGTCATACACTGAAGGAGAATGCGCCAAGGGATGGTTCTACAAACCAACGATATTCATCGATGTCCTGCCAAACATGAGAATCGCGCAGGAAGAGATTTTTGGACCGGTACTTTCGGTAATCAAAGCCAGGAACTTTGAGGATGCAATCGATATACTCAACGGAACTATATACGGTCTTTCATCGAGCATCTACACCAGCGACCTGAACCTTGCACACAAAGCGATCGAACTTGCCGAAACAGGGATCGTTTACATCAATGCGCCGACGATCGGTGCAGAGTGTCATCTTCCGTTTGGTGGCATGAAGAACACGGGAAATGGTCACCGCGAGGGCGGCTGGACCGCTTACGAAATATTTACTGAAATAAAAACCGTGTATATCGACTACTCAAACAGGTTGCAGAAGGCGCAGATCGACACATGGGATTGA
- a CDS encoding 2-oxoacid:acceptor oxidoreductase family protein, giving the protein MYEIRFSGLGGQGIIRSGFIVGRASSIFDNKNATMTQSFGPEARGSACSSQLVVSEDRILYPYITKPHILVSMSREAYEKYESELKEDGTLIIDEDLVTPRPRGKIKIFKIPATRFAEELGNRIIANLVMLGFFTAVTDVVSYEAMKKAIPGSVPDRALALNLKGFEKGYAYGKDCLKQN; this is encoded by the coding sequence ATGTATGAGATTAGATTTTCTGGTTTAGGCGGACAGGGCATCATCCGTTCCGGTTTCATCGTCGGAAGGGCAAGCTCGATCTTCGACAACAAGAATGCAACAATGACCCAGAGTTTTGGTCCAGAAGCACGAGGTAGTGCTTGCAGTTCCCAGCTCGTTGTCAGCGAAGATAGAATACTCTATCCATACATCACAAAACCCCATATCCTCGTCTCCATGTCCCGTGAGGCATATGAGAAATACGAGTCAGAACTCAAAGAAGACGGAACCCTGATAATTGACGAAGACCTCGTTACACCAAGACCTCGAGGAAAAATAAAGATCTTCAAAATACCCGCCACGCGCTTCGCCGAAGAACTGGGCAACAGGATCATTGCCAACCTCGTCATGCTGGGTTTCTTCACGGCAGTCACCGATGTCGTGAGTTATGAAGCAATGAAAAAAGCGATCCCGGGTTCAGTACCTGATCGGGCACTCGCCTTGAATCTCAAGGGTTTTGAGAAGGGTTACGCATACGGCAAGGACTGCCTCAAGCAGAATTAG
- the efp gene encoding elongation factor P, whose product MIQATQVRRGMLVKIGDDPHVVLSVTHITPGNKRGMIICNLRNLQTGLSTETRFRSSDRVEEAEIEQVEMEYIYFSDDKYFFMNLETYEQLALGAELLGDGVKFLKPNVRVGVEFYEGKPFGVILPKYVNLKVLETQANIKDATAQAQSKPAKLEGGHVCQVPSFVVVGDLIKVNTETGQYVERV is encoded by the coding sequence ATGATCCAGGCAACTCAGGTCAGGCGAGGGATGCTTGTTAAGATCGGCGATGACCCGCATGTCGTTTTGAGCGTTACTCACATAACTCCGGGTAACAAACGGGGTATGATAATATGCAACTTGAGAAATCTTCAAACCGGTCTATCCACCGAGACAAGGTTCAGGTCGAGCGACCGGGTCGAAGAAGCCGAGATAGAGCAGGTTGAAATGGAATATATTTATTTCTCCGACGATAAATATTTCTTCATGAATTTGGAGACCTATGAGCAACTCGCGCTTGGTGCCGAACTTCTGGGTGATGGGGTAAAATTCCTCAAACCCAACGTTCGCGTCGGTGTTGAATTCTACGAGGGAAAACCTTTTGGTGTCATTTTGCCAAAGTACGTGAACCTGAAGGTGCTGGAAACTCAAGCTAACATAAAGGACGCGACTGCCCAGGCGCAATCGAAGCCGGCGAAACTCGAAGGCGGGCACGTCTGCCAGGTTCCGTCGTTTGTTGTAGTTGGTGATCTTATTAAAGTGAACACCGAAACCGGTCAATATGTGGAACGTGTGTAG
- a CDS encoding acetyl ornithine aminotransferase family protein produces the protein MNAAKRNNTKKPTILTTLPGPKAKVILNKDHKFVSPSYTRSYPAVVERGKGVWVTDVDGNVFLDFSAGIGVVSTGHCHPAVVKVIRDQAGKLLHMSGTDFYYPNQANLAEKLAEIVPGAKNKKVFFGNSGAEAVECAMKLARYHKRRARYIAFTGAFHGRTFGALSLTASKATQRRYFAPLLSGVSHVSYAYCYRCPFNLQYPSCDVACVKHIEDVLLKKVVPAEEVAAVFVEPIQGEGGYIVPPPGFMPALRALCDKYEILLVDDEVQSGMGRTGKMFAIEHFNTKADIYCIAKGVASGLPLGACVARSGIMDWAPGSHASTFAGNPVSCAAALKTIELLENGLIENAARLGEIALARLTALKEHYDFIGDVRGKGLMIGVELVGDAITKEPVKDRRNAVVYEAFKNGLLLLGAGESTVRFIPPLVINENELHMGLEIFERALKKVFGLR, from the coding sequence ATGAACGCTGCGAAAAGGAATAACACGAAAAAACCAACTATCTTAACAACTCTGCCCGGTCCAAAGGCGAAGGTGATATTGAACAAAGACCACAAGTTCGTATCGCCGTCCTACACGCGTTCTTACCCTGCGGTGGTGGAGCGCGGCAAGGGTGTATGGGTGACCGATGTCGATGGCAACGTGTTTCTGGATTTTTCTGCCGGCATTGGTGTTGTTTCAACGGGTCATTGTCATCCTGCGGTCGTCAAGGTGATAAGGGACCAGGCAGGAAAACTCCTCCACATGTCCGGAACCGATTTCTACTATCCGAATCAGGCGAACCTGGCTGAGAAACTGGCCGAGATCGTACCCGGGGCGAAGAATAAAAAAGTATTCTTCGGCAATTCGGGGGCCGAGGCAGTGGAGTGTGCCATGAAGCTCGCACGGTATCACAAGAGAAGGGCGAGATACATCGCGTTCACCGGCGCATTTCACGGCCGCACTTTTGGAGCATTGTCATTGACCGCTTCTAAGGCAACACAGCGCAGGTACTTTGCTCCGCTTCTCTCAGGTGTAAGCCACGTCTCCTATGCCTATTGCTATCGCTGTCCCTTTAATCTCCAGTACCCTTCATGTGATGTGGCTTGTGTTAAGCACATCGAGGACGTATTGTTGAAGAAGGTCGTGCCCGCCGAAGAAGTCGCCGCAGTATTTGTGGAGCCGATCCAGGGCGAAGGTGGTTACATAGTGCCGCCGCCAGGGTTCATGCCGGCGCTGCGGGCATTATGCGACAAGTATGAGATTCTGCTCGTTGACGATGAGGTACAGTCGGGAATGGGCAGGACCGGTAAGATGTTTGCGATCGAGCATTTCAATACCAAGGCGGATATTTACTGCATAGCCAAGGGTGTTGCGTCAGGTTTGCCGCTCGGTGCATGTGTTGCGCGATCAGGGATTATGGACTGGGCACCCGGTTCTCATGCTTCGACTTTTGCCGGTAACCCGGTGAGTTGCGCGGCCGCTCTCAAGACGATAGAACTGCTGGAAAATGGTTTGATCGAGAATGCAGCACGGCTCGGTGAGATCGCACTTGCGCGTCTGACCGCGCTAAAAGAACACTATGATTTCATCGGCGATGTGCGCGGCAAGGGTCTGATGATCGGTGTTGAACTGGTGGGTGATGCGATTACCAAGGAGCCGGTAAAGGATCGGCGCAATGCCGTCGTGTATGAAGCTTTCAAGAACGGGCTGTTATTGCTTGGAGCCGGTGAATCGACCGTGCGGTTCATTCCACCGCTTGTTATAAATGAAAATGAGCTGCACATGGGCCTCGAGATATTTGAGCGAGCCCTGAAAAAAGTTTTTGGATTGAGATAA
- a CDS encoding radical SAM protein, whose product MSILRIHGNTRKPYALPRAVPDCDTGIRCQLCVNECSIAEGEFGYCGVRQNVAGRIVGPDKNWAYADWYHDPLPTNCVADWVCKGSRDHGYTNLAVFYESCTFNCLFCQNWHYRDRKTRTTTEDLLRAADATTSCVCFFGGDPTPFAMHSLEAAKQLKERTRKLRICWETNGSISPDLMEKWVDCALATDGCIKIDFKTFNENLNIALCGVSNKNTRKNIELVARYIGAREKLPILIVSTLLIPGHIDEAELSSMAKFIASVNKDIPWSFLGFYPHFRFNDLPCTSHKQAEMALSIARDYGINNTHLGNVHLLQ is encoded by the coding sequence TTGAGTATTCTAAGAATACATGGTAACACAAGAAAACCTTATGCACTACCACGTGCGGTCCCTGATTGTGACACCGGTATCAGATGTCAGTTATGCGTTAATGAGTGTAGTATTGCAGAAGGTGAATTCGGATATTGCGGTGTGCGGCAGAACGTAGCCGGTAGGATCGTCGGTCCGGACAAGAACTGGGCGTATGCTGATTGGTATCACGATCCCCTGCCGACCAATTGCGTTGCTGATTGGGTATGTAAAGGAAGCAGAGACCATGGTTATACCAACCTGGCAGTCTTCTATGAATCGTGCACTTTCAATTGTCTTTTCTGCCAGAACTGGCATTACCGTGACCGTAAGACAAGGACCACGACCGAAGATCTGTTGCGGGCAGCTGATGCTACGACCAGCTGCGTGTGTTTTTTTGGCGGAGACCCGACGCCCTTTGCCATGCATAGTCTGGAGGCAGCAAAACAGCTTAAAGAAAGAACGAGAAAACTCCGGATTTGCTGGGAGACCAATGGTTCGATTTCTCCTGATTTGATGGAGAAATGGGTGGATTGTGCGCTCGCTACTGATGGCTGTATTAAGATCGATTTCAAGACGTTCAACGAGAATCTGAATATCGCGCTGTGCGGAGTATCGAATAAGAATACAAGGAAGAATATCGAACTGGTCGCTCGCTATATTGGGGCGAGAGAAAAACTTCCAATTCTCATTGTAAGCACACTGCTGATACCGGGCCATATCGATGAGGCCGAACTCAGTTCCATGGCGAAGTTCATCGCTTCAGTCAATAAGGACATACCATGGTCTTTTCTCGGATTCTACCCGCATTTTCGGTTTAATGATCTGCCTTGCACCTCACACAAACAGGCTGAGATGGCGCTGTCTATTGCCAGAGACTACGGGATCAATAATACGCATCTGGGCAATGTTCATCTTTTGCAGTGA